The proteins below come from a single Melospiza melodia melodia isolate bMelMel2 chromosome 12, bMelMel2.pri, whole genome shotgun sequence genomic window:
- the KCNE4 gene encoding potassium voltage-gated channel subfamily E member 4: MLKMDHANVTQAMLDAESPSTEKSNSNEYFYILIVMSFYGIFLIGIMLGYMKSKRKEKSSHLLLLYKDEEREWGEAVKPVPTVAGLRAVQLPMMLNMLQESVVPSLSCAICSMEGSSVSSESSSPDVHFTIQEEVLDAELGEVSETPLNESSEGSVENLHKNS, encoded by the coding sequence ATGCTGAAGATGGACCATGCAAACGTGACCCAAGCTATGCTTGATGCCGAATCCCCCAGCACAGAGAAGAGCAACAGCAACGAGTATTTTTACATCCTGATTGTCATGTCCTTCTACGGGATCTTCCTGATAGGAATAATGCTTGGCTACatgaaatccaaaagaaaggagaaGTCATCCCATTTGCTTCTGCTGTACAAAGACGAGGAGAGGGAGTGGGGGGAGGCTGTGAAGCCTGTGCCGACGGTGGCGGGGCTGAGGGCCGTGCAGCTCCCCATGATGCTGAACATGCTGCAGGAGAGCGTggtgccctccctgtcctgtgCCATCTGCTCCATGGAGGGCAGCAGCGTCAGCTCCGAGTCCTCCTCCCCAGACGTGCACTTCACCATCCAGGAGGAAGTGCTGGATGCTGAGCTGGGGGAAGTGTCGGAAACGCCGCTCAACGAGAGCAGCGAGGGCTCTGTGGAAAACCTCCACAAGAACTCCTAG